From the genome of Vibrio porteresiae DSM 19223, one region includes:
- the secA gene encoding preprotein translocase subunit SecA, protein MITKLLTKVIGSRNDRTLRRLRKIVKEINNYEPAFEALSDEELKAKTAEFRQRLDQGETLDQLLPEAFATVREASKRVYGMRHFDVQLIGGMVLNAGQIAEMRTGEGKTLTATLPAYLNALPQKGVHVVTVNDYLAKRDAETNRPLFEFLGMTVGVNVPNMPPHEKKESYKADILYGTNNEFGFDYLRDNMAFRVEDRVQGERFFAIVDEVDSILIDEARTPLIISGPAEDSSELYTRINALIPYLKKQDKEDSEEYRGDGHYTVDEKAKQVYLTETGQEYVEELLVNNGLMGEGDTLYSPANISLLHHVNAALRAHVLFERDVDYIVNQKGEVVIVDEHTGRTMEGRRWSDGLHQAVEAKEGVKIQNENQTLASITFQNYFRLYEKLSGMTGTADTEAFEFNQIYGLETVVIPTNRPAVRIDMPDMVYRTEAEKFAAIIEDIKARVEKGQPVLVGTVSIEKSELLSNALKKAKIKHNVLNAKFHEKEAEIVAEAGKPGAVTIATNMAGRGTDIVLGGSWQSKVELLDNPTKEQIDAIKEEWKKVHDEVLQSGGLHIIGTERHESRRIDNQLRGRSGRQGDPGSTRFYLSMEDTLLRIFTSDRMASLIQSGMEEGEAIESKLLSRSIEKAQRKVEGRNFDIRKQLLDYDDVANDQRKVVYELRDALMGSDDISEMLDHNREDVFNSVIDEFIPPQSLEDMWDIKGLEERLRNDFDLDLPIQQWLDEDDKLHEESLRERVTEEATKVYRAKEEAVGSEVMRNFEKSVMLQTLDNLWKEHLAAMDHLRQGIHLRGYAQKDPKQEYKRESFELFGGLLDALKADVIMVLSKVRVQQQEEVERMEAQRIAQAEEAARRAQAHNGELESQAQEHNNQPITRDMPKVGRNDPCPCGSGKKYKHCHGKLTE, encoded by the coding sequence ATGATAACTAAGTTACTGACAAAGGTAATTGGCAGTCGTAATGATCGTACATTGCGCCGCTTGAGAAAGATTGTCAAAGAAATCAATAATTATGAACCAGCTTTCGAAGCGCTATCTGATGAAGAACTAAAAGCAAAAACCGCTGAATTTCGTCAACGTTTAGACCAAGGTGAAACTTTAGACCAACTACTACCTGAAGCATTCGCGACTGTACGTGAAGCCTCTAAACGTGTTTATGGCATGCGCCACTTCGATGTGCAATTAATCGGTGGTATGGTGCTAAACGCTGGTCAAATCGCAGAAATGCGTACTGGTGAAGGTAAAACCCTGACCGCAACTCTCCCAGCTTATCTAAACGCATTGCCACAAAAAGGCGTCCACGTTGTTACAGTCAACGACTACTTGGCAAAACGTGACGCAGAAACAAACCGTCCACTCTTTGAATTCCTTGGTATGACCGTTGGCGTTAACGTGCCAAACATGCCGCCACACGAGAAAAAAGAATCTTACAAAGCTGACATCCTTTACGGTACTAACAACGAGTTCGGTTTTGATTACCTACGTGACAACATGGCATTCCGAGTTGAAGACCGTGTTCAAGGCGAACGTTTCTTCGCTATCGTCGACGAAGTTGACTCAATCCTTATCGATGAAGCTCGTACTCCACTGATCATTTCTGGTCCGGCTGAAGACAGCTCTGAGCTTTACACTCGTATTAACGCTCTGATTCCTTATCTGAAAAAACAAGATAAAGAAGATTCAGAGGAATACCGTGGTGATGGCCACTACACCGTTGATGAAAAAGCCAAACAAGTTTACCTGACTGAAACTGGTCAAGAGTATGTTGAAGAGCTTTTGGTCAACAACGGTTTGATGGGTGAGGGCGATACTCTTTATTCACCAGCTAATATCAGCTTGCTACACCACGTTAACGCTGCACTACGTGCTCACGTACTTTTCGAACGCGATGTGGATTACATTGTTAACCAAAAAGGCGAAGTGGTCATCGTTGACGAACATACTGGTCGTACGATGGAAGGTCGTCGTTGGTCGGACGGTTTGCACCAAGCAGTTGAAGCAAAAGAAGGGGTTAAGATTCAGAACGAGAACCAAACATTGGCTTCTATTACGTTCCAGAACTACTTCCGTCTTTACGAAAAACTGTCTGGTATGACAGGTACTGCGGATACAGAAGCGTTCGAATTTAACCAAATTTATGGTTTGGAAACTGTTGTTATCCCAACTAACCGTCCAGCTGTTCGTATCGATATGCCTGATATGGTGTACCGTACTGAAGCTGAAAAATTTGCTGCGATTATCGAAGACATTAAAGCTCGCGTAGAGAAAGGTCAGCCAGTGTTGGTTGGTACCGTGTCTATCGAAAAATCTGAGCTACTTTCTAATGCATTGAAGAAAGCGAAGATTAAGCACAACGTATTGAACGCGAAATTCCATGAAAAAGAAGCGGAAATCGTTGCTGAAGCTGGTAAACCTGGCGCAGTAACCATCGCAACTAACATGGCGGGTCGTGGTACCGATATCGTATTGGGCGGTAGCTGGCAGTCTAAAGTTGAGTTACTTGATAACCCAACCAAAGAGCAAATTGATGCAATTAAAGAAGAATGGAAAAAAGTGCATGATGAAGTGCTGCAATCTGGCGGCCTACACATCATCGGTACTGAACGCCATGAATCTCGTCGTATCGATAACCAGTTACGTGGTCGTTCTGGTCGTCAAGGTGACCCAGGCTCAACTCGTTTCTACCTATCTATGGAAGATACTCTGCTGCGTATTTTCACTTCTGACCGTATGGCAAGCCTTATCCAAAGCGGTATGGAAGAAGGCGAAGCGATTGAAAGTAAACTTCTTTCTCGTTCAATCGAAAAAGCTCAACGTAAAGTTGAAGGCCGTAACTTCGATATCCGTAAACAACTGCTTGATTACGATGACGTAGCGAACGATCAGCGTAAAGTGGTTTACGAACTGCGTGATGCATTAATGGGTTCTGACGACATTAGCGAAATGTTGGATCACAACCGTGAAGATGTCTTCAATTCAGTGATTGATGAGTTCATTCCACCGCAAAGTCTTGAAGATATGTGGGATATCAAAGGTCTTGAAGAGCGCCTACGTAACGATTTCGATTTGGATCTGCCAATTCAACAGTGGTTGGATGAAGATGACAAATTGCACGAAGAGAGCTTACGTGAGCGTGTAACCGAAGAAGCGACCAAAGTGTACCGTGCTAAAGAAGAAGCGGTAGGTTCTGAAGTGATGCGTAACTTCGAAAAATCAGTGATGTTGCAAACATTGGATAACCTTTGGAAAGAACACTTGGCGGCGATGGATCATCTGCGTCAAGGTATCCATCTTCGTGGTTATGCGCAAAAAGACCCTAAACAAGAGTACAAACGTGAGTCGTTTGAATTGTTTGGTGGTTTGTTAGATGCATTGAAAGCTGATGTAATTATGGTGTTGTCTAAAGTCCGTGTTCAACAACAAGAAGAAGTTGAACGTATGGAAGCACAGCGAATTGCTCAAGCAGAAGAAGCCGCTCGCCGTGCTCAAGCACACAACGGTGAGCTGGAGTCTCAAGCTCAGGAGCATAACAACCAGCCGATCACTCGTGATATGCCAAAAGTAGGCCGTAACGATCCATGTCCTTGTGGCAGCGGTAAAAAATACAAACATTGTCATGGTAAACTAACCGAATGA
- the mutT gene encoding 8-oxo-dGTP diphosphatase MutT yields MKRVHIVAGVIFNADKSQIFITKRPADRHKGGYWEFPGGKVEAGEEAHDAMSRELFEEIGISVIEQITYQQLEYDYPDKSLKFDFILVTEFEHEPYGKEGQEGKWVAVADLPQYTFPEANVPILERVVKEFS; encoded by the coding sequence ATGAAACGAGTTCATATTGTTGCTGGCGTGATTTTTAATGCAGACAAATCGCAAATTTTTATTACTAAACGACCAGCAGATCGCCATAAAGGCGGTTACTGGGAATTTCCTGGTGGAAAAGTTGAAGCGGGTGAAGAAGCTCACGATGCGATGAGCCGTGAATTGTTCGAAGAGATCGGTATTTCAGTGATTGAACAGATCACTTACCAGCAGTTGGAATACGATTATCCAGATAAGTCTTTGAAGTTTGACTTTATCTTGGTTACTGAGTTTGAACACGAGCCGTATGGCAAAGAAGGTCAGGAAGGGAAGTGGGTTGCGGTTGCTGACCTTCCTCAATACACCTTTCCAGAAGCGAATGTACCGATTTTAGAACGTGTGGTAAAAGAGTTTAGTTAA
- the dapB gene encoding 4-hydroxy-tetrahydrodipicolinate reductase: MENKAMVKIAIAGAAGRMGRNLVKATHHNPNATVGAGSERPESSLVGVDIGELCGEGRFDVALVDNLEQAIEDFDVIIDFTAPKSTLANIELCKQYGKKLVIGTTGFSEQERALIDEAAKEIPIVMAPNYSVGVNLVFKLLEKAAKVMGDYCDIEIIEAHHRHKVDAPSGTAIGMGEAIAHAMGNKLSDVAVYSREGITGERTRSEIGFATIRAGDIVGEHTAMFADIGERVEITHKATDRMTFANGAVRAAIWLADKPAGFYTMTEVLELNSL, encoded by the coding sequence ATGGAGAATAAGGCAATGGTTAAAATTGCAATTGCTGGTGCTGCTGGTCGTATGGGCCGCAATCTAGTTAAAGCAACACATCACAACCCAAATGCAACAGTGGGTGCTGGTTCTGAACGACCAGAGTCTTCACTTGTTGGTGTTGATATCGGTGAACTTTGTGGTGAAGGACGTTTTGATGTTGCTTTGGTTGATAACCTTGAGCAGGCCATTGAAGATTTCGACGTCATTATTGATTTTACCGCACCTAAAAGTACGCTTGCGAACATCGAGCTATGTAAACAGTATGGTAAAAAATTGGTCATTGGAACTACAGGTTTCTCTGAGCAAGAGCGCGCTCTTATTGATGAAGCTGCCAAAGAGATTCCAATTGTCATGGCGCCTAACTACAGCGTAGGTGTGAACTTAGTGTTCAAACTGCTCGAAAAAGCGGCCAAGGTGATGGGCGATTACTGCGATATCGAAATCATTGAAGCTCACCATCGTCATAAAGTGGATGCTCCTTCTGGTACTGCAATTGGTATGGGTGAAGCGATTGCTCATGCTATGGGTAATAAACTCAGTGATGTTGCAGTGTATTCTCGTGAAGGAATTACAGGTGAACGCACTCGCAGTGAAATTGGCTTTGCGACCATTCGTGCTGGGGATATCGTTGGTGAACACACTGCGATGTTTGCAGATATCGGTGAACGTGTGGAAATTACTCATAAAGCCACTGACCGTATGACTTTTGCTAATGGTGCTGTTCGCGCTGCCATTTGGTTGGCAGATAAACCTGCTGGTTTCTATACCATGACCGAAGTGCTTGAACTCAACTCGCTCTAA
- the carA gene encoding glutamine-hydrolyzing carbamoyl-phosphate synthase small subunit, which produces MSKSALLVLEDGTVFRGVSIGADGSSVGEVVFNTSMTGYQEILTDPSYSQQIVTLTYPHIGNTGTNSEDEESTAIHAQGLVIRDLPLIASNFRSEQSLSEYLKQHNIVGIADIDTRKLTRLLREKGAQNGCIVAGDNLDEALALAKAKEFPGLKGMDLAKVVTTKEAYEWKQGSWTLEGGLPAPKDDSELPYHVVAYDFGAKRNILRMLVDRGCKLTVVPAQTSAEEVFALNPDGVFLSNGPGDPEPCTYAIEATQAFLEKGLPVFGICLGHQILALASGAKTIKMKFGHHGANHPVKDLDRGVVMITSQNHGFAADEATLPSNLRATHKSLFDGSLQGIHRTDKPAFSFQGHPEASPGPHDAAPLFDHFIELIKQHRA; this is translated from the coding sequence TTGAGTAAATCAGCACTGTTAGTCCTGGAAGATGGGACAGTGTTCCGCGGAGTTTCCATTGGCGCAGATGGTTCTTCCGTTGGTGAAGTCGTTTTTAATACCTCGATGACGGGGTATCAAGAAATCCTCACTGATCCTTCCTATTCCCAACAAATCGTTACTCTTACTTATCCTCACATTGGCAATACCGGAACTAACTCCGAAGATGAAGAATCCACAGCGATTCATGCACAAGGCCTTGTGATCCGCGATCTTCCCCTTATCGCTTCTAATTTCCGCTCCGAGCAATCCCTTTCTGAATATCTAAAACAGCACAACATTGTTGGCATCGCAGATATCGACACACGTAAGTTGACTCGTCTCCTTCGTGAAAAAGGCGCACAGAATGGTTGTATCGTTGCAGGCGATAATCTGGATGAAGCCCTCGCATTAGCGAAAGCAAAAGAGTTCCCTGGCCTTAAAGGCATGGATCTAGCGAAAGTAGTAACAACAAAAGAAGCGTATGAATGGAAACAAGGTTCATGGACGCTTGAAGGCGGATTGCCTGCACCAAAAGACGATAGCGAATTACCATACCACGTTGTTGCATATGACTTTGGTGCGAAACGTAATATCCTGCGCATGTTGGTTGACCGTGGTTGTAAATTAACAGTGGTTCCAGCTCAAACTTCTGCTGAAGAAGTGTTCGCATTAAATCCTGATGGCGTATTCCTGTCTAATGGCCCTGGTGACCCAGAACCATGTACTTACGCGATTGAAGCGACTCAGGCATTCCTTGAAAAAGGCCTACCAGTCTTTGGTATCTGCCTTGGCCACCAAATTTTGGCTCTCGCCTCTGGTGCGAAAACCATCAAAATGAAGTTCGGTCATCACGGTGCAAACCACCCAGTGAAAGATCTTGATCGTGGTGTGGTAATGATTACCTCTCAAAACCACGGCTTTGCTGCTGACGAAGCGACCTTACCAAGCAACCTACGTGCAACTCATAAATCTTTGTTTGATGGCTCTCTACAAGGTATCCATCGCACAGATAAACCAGCATTTAGTTTCCAAGGTCACCCTGAAGCGAGCCCTGGCCCGCACGATGCAGCTCCGCTGTTCGACCACTTTATTGAATTGATTAAACAACACCGCGCTTAA
- the carB gene encoding carbamoyl-phosphate synthase large subunit: MPKRTDIKSILILGAGPIVIGQACEFDYSGAQACKALREEGYRVILVNSNPATIMTDPEMADATYIEPINWQVVRKIIERERPDAILPTMGGQTALNCALDLEKHGVLAEFGVEMIGATADAIDKAEDRSRFDKAMKSIGLECPRADTAKTIEDAYKVLDMVGFPCIIRPSFTMGGSGGGIAYNKEEFDEICRRGLDLSPTNELLIDESLIGWKEYEMEVVRDKNDNCIIVCSIENFDAMGIHTGDSITVAPAQTLTDKEYQLMRNASLAVLREIGVETGGSNVQFGINPKDGRMVIIEMNPRVSRSSALASKATGFPIAKVAAKLAVGFTLDELMNDITGGATPASFEPTIDYVVTKIPRFNFEKFHGANDRLTTQMKSVGEVMAIGRNQQESLQKALRGLEVGATGFDSMVDLDAPDALTKIRYELKEAGAQRVWYIADAFRAGMSVDGIFNLTNIDRWFLVQIEELVKMEADIKAGGFAGLTEDVLRRAKRKGFADARLSKILGVSEKEIRRVRDQYNIHPVYKRVDTCAAEFASDTAYMYSSYDEECEANPTDREKIMVLGGGPNRIGQGIEFDYCCVHASLALREDGYETIMVNCNPETVSTDYDTSDRLYFEPVTLEDVLSIVRVEKPKGVIVQYGGQTPLKLARELEACGVPIIGTSPDAIDRAEDRERFQHAVQRLGLKQPENATVTAIDQAVEKAREIGYPLVVRPSYVLGGRAMEIVYDEIDLRRYFNEAVSVSNESPVLLDRFLDDAIEVDIDAICDGERVLIGGIMEHIEQAGVHSGDSACSLPAYTLSQEIQDKMREEVEKLAFELGVRGLMNTQFAVKDNEIYLIEVNPRAARTVPFVSKATGAQLAKIAARVMVGQTLEQQGCTKEIIPPYYSVKEVVLPFNKFPGVDPLLGPEMRSTGEVMGIGKTFAEAFAKAEMACGSYYPTAGRALLSVRDGDKERVVDLASKLIKLGYKLDATHGTAVILGEAGINPRLVNKVHEGRPHILDRIKNHEYTYIVNTTAGRQAIEDSKVLRRGALAAKVNYTTTLNAAFATCMAHTADATAEVHSVQELHARIRENQA, encoded by the coding sequence ATGCCAAAACGTACTGACATAAAAAGCATTCTTATTTTAGGTGCTGGTCCTATTGTTATCGGTCAGGCTTGTGAGTTTGATTACTCTGGTGCTCAGGCTTGTAAAGCGCTGCGTGAAGAGGGTTACCGCGTTATTCTGGTTAACTCTAACCCTGCTACCATTATGACTGACCCAGAGATGGCCGATGCAACTTACATCGAGCCAATTAACTGGCAAGTGGTACGCAAAATTATTGAACGTGAACGTCCAGATGCAATTCTACCTACCATGGGTGGTCAAACTGCATTGAACTGTGCGTTAGATCTTGAAAAACACGGCGTGCTCGCAGAGTTCGGCGTGGAAATGATCGGTGCAACCGCTGACGCGATTGATAAAGCAGAAGACCGTTCTCGTTTCGATAAAGCAATGAAATCTATCGGCCTTGAATGTCCTCGCGCTGATACAGCTAAAACGATCGAAGACGCTTACAAAGTTCTCGATATGGTTGGCTTCCCATGTATCATCCGCCCTTCATTTACTATGGGTGGTTCAGGCGGCGGTATCGCGTACAACAAAGAAGAGTTTGATGAAATCTGTCGTCGTGGTTTGGACTTGTCTCCAACTAACGAACTGCTTATCGACGAATCTTTGATTGGTTGGAAAGAGTACGAGATGGAAGTGGTTCGTGATAAAAACGACAACTGTATCATCGTATGTTCTATCGAAAACTTCGACGCAATGGGTATTCACACTGGTGACTCTATCACTGTGGCACCTGCGCAAACACTGACCGATAAAGAATACCAATTGATGCGTAACGCTTCTCTAGCGGTACTGCGTGAAATCGGTGTTGAAACAGGTGGTTCAAACGTTCAGTTTGGTATCAACCCTAAAGATGGCCGCATGGTGATCATCGAGATGAACCCTCGTGTATCTCGTTCATCTGCATTGGCATCAAAAGCTACAGGTTTCCCAATTGCGAAAGTTGCTGCGAAATTGGCAGTGGGTTTCACTCTTGATGAGTTGATGAATGACATCACTGGTGGCGCAACACCAGCATCATTCGAACCAACCATCGACTACGTTGTAACTAAGATTCCTCGTTTCAACTTCGAAAAATTCCACGGTGCAAATGACCGTCTAACCACACAGATGAAATCTGTTGGTGAAGTGATGGCGATTGGTCGTAACCAACAAGAATCACTACAAAAAGCGCTACGTGGTCTTGAAGTTGGCGCAACAGGTTTCGACAGCATGGTGGACCTAGATGCTCCTGACGCTCTAACTAAAATTCGCTACGAATTGAAAGAAGCTGGCGCGCAGCGTGTTTGGTACATCGCCGATGCATTCCGTGCAGGTATGTCTGTTGATGGCATCTTCAACCTAACTAACATCGACCGTTGGTTCCTAGTTCAAATTGAAGAACTAGTGAAAATGGAAGCAGATATCAAAGCAGGCGGCTTTGCTGGTTTGACTGAAGACGTACTACGCCGTGCAAAACGTAAAGGTTTTGCTGATGCACGTCTGTCTAAAATTCTTGGTGTATCTGAAAAAGAAATCCGTCGCGTTCGTGACCAATACAATATTCACCCAGTTTACAAACGTGTGGATACTTGTGCGGCTGAATTTGCGTCAGATACAGCTTACATGTACTCATCTTACGATGAAGAGTGTGAAGCCAACCCAACAGACCGTGAGAAAATCATGGTATTGGGTGGCGGTCCAAACCGTATCGGTCAAGGTATCGAATTTGACTACTGTTGTGTACACGCATCATTAGCGCTACGTGAAGACGGTTACGAAACTATTATGGTGAACTGTAACCCAGAAACCGTATCAACTGACTACGATACATCAGACCGTTTGTACTTCGAACCAGTAACGCTAGAAGATGTACTGTCTATCGTGCGCGTTGAGAAGCCAAAAGGCGTTATCGTTCAATACGGTGGTCAAACTCCACTTAAATTGGCTCGTGAGCTTGAAGCGTGTGGTGTGCCAATCATTGGTACTAGCCCAGATGCAATTGACCGTGCTGAAGACCGTGAACGTTTCCAACATGCAGTACAACGTCTAGGTTTGAAACAGCCAGAAAACGCAACCGTAACAGCGATCGACCAAGCAGTTGAAAAAGCTCGTGAAATTGGTTATCCATTAGTGGTTCGTCCTTCTTACGTGTTGGGTGGCCGTGCGATGGAAATCGTATACGATGAAATCGACCTACGTCGTTATTTCAACGAAGCGGTAAGCGTATCAAACGAGTCTCCAGTATTGCTTGACCGTTTCCTTGACGATGCAATCGAAGTTGATATCGATGCTATCTGTGACGGTGAACGCGTACTTATCGGCGGTATCATGGAACATATTGAACAAGCAGGCGTTCACTCAGGTGACTCAGCATGTTCACTTCCTGCATATACCCTAAGCCAAGAAATCCAAGACAAGATGCGTGAAGAAGTTGAAAAACTCGCATTTGAATTGGGTGTTCGTGGTCTGATGAATACACAGTTTGCAGTAAAAGATAACGAAATCTACCTGATTGAAGTGAACCCTCGTGCTGCACGTACGGTTCCATTCGTATCAAAAGCAACGGGTGCACAGCTGGCTAAAATCGCAGCGCGCGTAATGGTTGGTCAAACACTTGAACAACAGGGTTGTACTAAAGAAATCATTCCTCCTTACTACTCAGTGAAAGAAGTGGTTCTACCGTTCAACAAATTCCCTGGTGTTGACCCACTGTTAGGCCCTGAAATGCGCTCTACTGGTGAAGTTATGGGTATCGGCAAAACTTTTGCTGAAGCCTTTGCTAAAGCAGAAATGGCTTGTGGTAGCTACTACCCAACAGCAGGTCGTGCGCTTCTATCAGTTCGCGATGGCGATAAAGAACGTGTGGTTGACCTTGCGTCTAAACTCATCAAATTGGGTTACAAACTCGATGCAACTCACGGTACAGCAGTGATTCTTGGTGAAGCAGGTATTAACCCTCGCTTAGTAAACAAAGTTCATGAAGGTCGTCCACACATTTTGGACCGCATCAAGAACCATGAATATACCTACATCGTGAACACAACTGCAGGTCGTCAAGCGATTGAAGATTCTAAAGTACTACGTCGTGGCGCTCTAGCGGCTAAAGTGAACTACACCACAACGCTAAACGCAGCGTTCGCAACTTGTATGGCACACACTGCCGATGCAACTGCAGAAGTTCACTCGGTACAAGAGTTACACGCTCGTATTCGCGAAAATCAGGCATAA
- a CDS encoding TSUP family transporter — MEVSLDILALLFVVAGAAGFIDAMAGGGGLLTLPALLAAGVPPAQALATNKLQSSFGSFSASLYFVRRGLVNLREMAFAIVCTYIGAATGAELVQRIDASVLTTLIPGLLICISLYFLLAPQTRKNDNKKPLSPIWFALIIGTCIGFYDGFFGPGTGSIFTICFVLLGHFNLVEATARTKILNFTSNFAALTFFLIAGLPIWKIGLVMAVGQFIGGRLGAKVVIAKGQKWIRPLVITMSMVMAIKLLWEQHQQWFLSIF, encoded by the coding sequence ATGGAAGTATCGTTAGATATATTGGCATTGCTGTTTGTCGTAGCGGGAGCTGCGGGGTTTATCGATGCTATGGCTGGGGGCGGTGGCTTATTGACTCTGCCAGCGTTACTTGCGGCAGGCGTTCCACCCGCTCAAGCGTTAGCTACCAACAAACTGCAAAGCTCTTTTGGTAGTTTTTCTGCCTCCTTGTACTTTGTGCGCCGCGGTTTGGTTAATCTACGCGAAATGGCCTTTGCGATTGTTTGTACCTACATTGGCGCAGCAACGGGTGCTGAACTCGTGCAGCGTATTGATGCTTCGGTATTGACCACTTTGATTCCTGGTCTGCTGATTTGTATTTCACTCTACTTTCTATTGGCGCCACAAACTCGTAAGAACGATAACAAAAAACCACTATCACCCATTTGGTTTGCGCTCATTATTGGTACTTGTATCGGCTTTTATGATGGCTTTTTTGGTCCGGGCACGGGGTCTATTTTTACGATCTGTTTTGTTCTGTTAGGGCATTTTAATCTTGTTGAAGCGACCGCAAGAACCAAAATTCTTAACTTCACCTCAAACTTTGCAGCGCTGACTTTTTTCCTAATTGCTGGTTTGCCTATCTGGAAAATTGGATTGGTGATGGCAGTAGGGCAATTTATTGGTGGTCGTTTAGGGGCGAAAGTGGTGATTGCCAAAGGACAAAAATGGATTCGTCCTCTGGTCATTACGATGTCTATGGTGATGGCGATAAAATTGCTTTGGGAACAGCACCAGCAATGGTTTCTATCAATCTTTTAA
- a CDS encoding LysR family transcriptional regulator, with protein sequence MLLEGIETLLVLSKEKTMSRAGSLLYISQSAVSKRIANLEQKLGKKLIVPSGRHIKLTPDAEQLIANIEPTFNELRGLMFDQESLEDHSQIRIDCSETLVAGYLYQAIGQYRKTDRHFTITTNHTPRIVENVKSGRATLGFCAGYIVSNHGLLAFHLCDEPFLIVSQQHLETLPDELITNDLVNPANTYQSAILAKLGINPVMQMDSYAAAAQLALGGTAPALVPLSVVQTLNIAPQYCFDFPQLAALTRPIHICVRANTYRSARVKRLIETIAGAVPKAILSPSP encoded by the coding sequence ATGTTACTCGAAGGGATTGAAACACTGCTGGTACTGAGCAAAGAGAAAACCATGAGCCGCGCAGGCTCTCTTCTCTATATTAGCCAATCAGCAGTAAGTAAACGTATTGCAAATCTAGAACAAAAGCTTGGCAAAAAACTGATCGTACCTTCAGGTCGTCACATCAAACTTACCCCGGATGCGGAGCAGCTAATAGCCAATATTGAACCGACGTTTAACGAATTACGTGGTTTAATGTTTGATCAAGAATCACTTGAAGATCATTCGCAGATTCGTATCGACTGCTCTGAAACCCTCGTGGCTGGTTACCTCTATCAGGCCATCGGCCAATATCGAAAAACGGATCGTCACTTCACCATTACCACTAACCATACGCCGAGAATCGTCGAGAACGTCAAATCAGGGCGAGCAACCCTAGGCTTTTGTGCTGGGTATATCGTAAGTAACCATGGACTATTAGCATTCCATCTGTGCGACGAGCCCTTTTTGATCGTAAGCCAACAGCATTTAGAGACTTTGCCTGATGAATTGATCACCAATGATCTTGTCAATCCGGCCAATACTTATCAAAGTGCCATATTGGCCAAATTAGGTATCAATCCGGTGATGCAGATGGACTCGTATGCCGCAGCCGCTCAGCTAGCCTTAGGAGGCACAGCGCCAGCACTGGTGCCCTTATCTGTGGTACAAACACTCAATATCGCACCGCAATACTGCTTTGATTTTCCTCAGCTTGCTGCGTTAACTCGTCCGATTCACATCTGTGTCCGCGCAAATACTTATCGCTCTGCTCGAGTTAAAAGATTGATAGAAACCATTGCTGGTGCTGTTCCCAAAGCAATTTTATCGCCATCACCATAG
- the pdxY gene encoding pyridoxal kinase PdxY, which translates to MQGILSIQSHVSYGHAGNSSAVFPMQRMGFEVWPIHTVQFSNHTHYTQGWTGHAFSAEDIADVVRGLENLDVLKGCHAVVTGYQGTAEQCSVVADTVAKVKSHNPQAIYVCDPVMSNPEKGCIVAPGITEQLISTLIPIADVIVPNQFELTQIADMQITCLQDAVEACRRALTKGPKFVIAKHLHGIDKSCFNMMLATQDGIYLAKRPLFPITKEPIGVGDLITSIFTAGLLKGWTPLQAFQHCHDAVHGVLKATHQSGEWELQTIAAQDELVSPSEHFPAQLVEELSTSLA; encoded by the coding sequence ATGCAAGGAATTCTATCCATCCAATCCCATGTGAGTTATGGCCATGCTGGTAACAGCAGTGCTGTATTTCCTATGCAAAGAATGGGTTTTGAAGTTTGGCCAATCCATACCGTCCAATTTTCAAACCATACTCACTATACACAGGGGTGGACGGGGCACGCATTTTCAGCAGAGGACATCGCTGACGTCGTACGTGGATTGGAAAACCTTGATGTATTGAAAGGCTGTCACGCGGTGGTCACTGGCTACCAAGGCACAGCTGAGCAGTGCAGCGTTGTAGCAGACACTGTTGCCAAGGTGAAATCACACAATCCTCAGGCAATTTACGTGTGCGACCCTGTTATGAGCAATCCAGAGAAAGGATGTATTGTCGCTCCGGGGATCACAGAACAGCTGATCAGCACTTTAATTCCAATTGCCGATGTCATCGTACCAAACCAATTTGAACTGACCCAAATCGCCGACATGCAAATTACCTGTTTGCAAGATGCCGTTGAAGCATGTCGTCGTGCACTCACCAAAGGTCCAAAGTTCGTCATCGCTAAACATCTGCATGGCATTGATAAAAGCTGTTTCAATATGATGCTTGCCACACAAGATGGCATCTATTTGGCAAAACGTCCGCTTTTCCCTATTACCAAAGAACCGATTGGCGTGGGTGATTTGATTACGTCCATATTTACGGCGGGACTATTAAAAGGTTGGACACCACTTCAAGCATTCCAACATTGCCACGATGCTGTTCATGGCGTACTTAAAGCGACCCATCAAAGTGGCGAATGGGAGCTGCAAACCATTGCAGCTCAAGACGAGTTAGTCTCGCCAAGCGAGCACTTTCCAGCGCAATTAGTCGAAGAGTTATCCACCTCTTTAGCCTAA